A window of the Henckelia pumila isolate YLH828 chromosome 3, ASM3356847v2, whole genome shotgun sequence genome harbors these coding sequences:
- the LOC140890433 gene encoding heavy metal-associated isoprenylated plant protein 23: MGVAEALEYICELMSNVSKHKKSKKKQFQTVNLKIRMDCDGCELKVHKALVSLSGVKSVEIDRKQQKVTVTGYVEQNKVLKKAKSTGKKAEIWPYVPYNLVAQPYSLQAYGKKAPPGFVRKQDTAASTATLADPYIAIFSDDNPNACSIM, translated from the exons ATGGGTGTTGCAGAGGCTCTGGAGTACATCTGTGAACTGATGAGCAATGTAAGCAAACACAAGAAAAGTAAAAAGAAACAGTTCCAAACAGTTAATCTCAAAATCAGAATGGACTGTGATGGCTGTGAGCTTAAGGTTCACAAAGCTTTGGTTTCCTTAAGTG GAGTGAAATCTGTGGAGATAGACAGGAAACAACAAAAGGTGACAGTAACAGGATATGTAGAGCAAAACAAAGTGCTGAAGAAGGCTAAATCAACAGGAAAGAAGGCTGAAATATGGCCATATGTGCCTTATAATCTTGTAGCTCAGCCCTATTCTCTCCAGGCTTATGGCAAGAAGGCACCCCCTGGATTTGTCCGGAAACAAGACACCGCCGCAAGTACTGCCACACTTGCGGATCCGTATATCGCCATCTTTAGCGATGACAATCCAAATGCATGCTCTATCATGTAA